From Antechinus flavipes isolate AdamAnt ecotype Samford, QLD, Australia chromosome 1, AdamAnt_v2, whole genome shotgun sequence:
ttttcccCTTAATAAATCAGGACAAAATGAACAATTAAGACCTCCCCACCAGGTCTACACATTAAATCCTAGCTTAGGGCAAAAAGCCCTAAACTTGGGAATCAGAATatgtttgaatcctgactctgataCTTACTGCTTGTTATGGCCAGAAACACACTGCTTGTGTGTGGCAACTTCTCTAGCCCTCATTAAAAAATGAAGGTATTGGACAAGATAATCTATTAAAATCTCTTTAAGCTCTAAATCCTAAATGCCAAAGGTATTCCAGTTAGTAAAatctaaattaacaaaaacaatttacTGAAAAACCAGAAAGCTAGAAAAATGACAGGTAGGTCAGTATCACCAATGTATTTTAGTGTAAATATCTGATGAAACTGAAACTTTGTTATTGTAGGTATCACCACTGCAGATGACTACATAAGAGATACAAAACATGAATGATTGCTCCTGTCCTTGAAACCAGCATCTGGAGTACTCTATCCCCTTCTTGTTTCCATATTTAATGGGAGGTATTTTAGAACCTGAAAATCTCCAGAGGAAGAAATGCAGCATAAGATCTAGTGACAGGAAAGTCATTATAGACCAAATGTTTAAAGACTGAAAGGACAAATATCTCACTATACTTGACACATAacaggcatttagtaaatgtttgtttgttgaaTGCAAAATGCTACAAATGCAGACTCAATAAAAGCTAAAATTCTGTGTGTGCTAAATCCTGGAATCCCAAATTTAAAACTACCTTTATGCTTAATGGTCATTTTAAGACAAAGGAAATCCTGCTTTACAAGTAGATTTATGAAAGTTTATTTCATGGGACAGTAAAGAATAAGAACATAAGTTAAATACAGATTTACAGTTTAGTTTTTAtataagatatttaataaatgatttgaaGTTCAACTCTATTTTTGATGTTGATATCAATGAGAATAACTAATTGAACACTTCACTATCCAACCCTCCCCTCCCCATATGAAATTCTGGGCTAGAGGGACTGTATGTCTTGTGTAGTGATTATTTTCTCATAAATCCCAAATGCTTTCATTACCAGCAAGAGCCTAATCATACAGAATTTCAGACTCCCCAGTCTCACACTCTTTTCCTCCCATGAAGATATGGAAGAAAAGACccttcttttctaaaaaatattgaAGGAGATATTCTACTTATACTGTTAAGAGTTTATATACAAATTAAACTGCTTCCCAATCATTCTGTATAGTTCCATACTTCTACAAAGTAAAGGAGAAATGTCTGCCCTGAGAAAATATACTATGTAATCCTCATGAGTAGCATTTAAGtattacacaaataaaaataaagtatatagcACCTTTATGCTTTTCAATTAATGTACATTAACAGCTAAGGTACATCTGTTGATGATCTTATTTGATACTACCCGAGGAGGGGAAGTCTAGATTAAACCTCATTtaacacataaggaaactgagaataagAGATTATGGTTTCATTAAAATCTAAGGGAGACTAGAAATCTGATCAAACTCCcaatttaatgtttttgtttttccagaattATACCCCCTGCAACTAAGAAATATGACAAATTATCCAAATGCTAAATAAGCAAAAAgcttcctcaactacaaaatgaagaCACTATTCCTTCCCACTGAGCTCCTAGGAGGAAATAATGTAAGCAAAACAGTTGTGGAGTAGAAGGCTCTTATAGAGACTAAGAAGCACAGAGGATAGCAGATGACTGCTTTCTTTTCCTGTCTCACAGGGACATACACGATGAAGTCAGGGTAAGAACAACTGACAAAGGTGATAGTCTCCTTTGATATCCTGCCCTACTAACAATATTTTGCTGAAATACAGGGAAAAGCTTCTGGAGTAAAAAAGAATAGGATGAGAGTTTGAGGCAAGAATAATCGTTCATAGTTATCGTCTTTATTGGGGGCTGGAGATTGGAACCAATGTTTCTACCTTCCCTGAGAACCAAAACATTCAAAGCTTTGGTTTGAATTCAACCCTTTAGTTTGTTTCAACCCTCCTGGCATCTAAGAATTCTGAGGCAGAACTCTTTTCTTTATACTAAGGCAACAGTCCAGAGCTATCTTTGGTAGCAAAAGATTGCTCTTATCCACTCTGGGTCTCCCAGGAAGGCAGCCTTCATGCAGGCCTATGAAAAGCCATAATCAGCCCCAGTGTAACTAATCCCTacctttctccaaagatatagGACACCTTGAGGGATGAGGGTAGAGAAGGTATCAAGAATTTAAAAGTGGCTGGACCTACAACTGTTCCTTGGGAAGCCTCAGAAATGGTTCTCCACCAAGCCCCCAAATCTCTCTCTTACTGCAAGATTAAATTAGCAATTAATCACTTTGAATTAAACACTGTTATTTCCCAAGCTCTATACTTACTCCTAGGAGATAAAACACAAAAAGCCCTGTGTCTTATTGTGACTGAGTAGCAATTTAAGAACCTGGAAGGATActaagagtgaaaaaaaatttcatgtggTTTGACCAAAGGATACTAGTTGGGAACATTCAAAGTTACCCATCTTTCCTTAACTCCAAGAATATCTCCCTAAGTCTTCAGGACTCAGGTGCTGAGTACATTAGTATCTGATCCATTCTTTGTCTTATAGAGTTGGGCCTAGACACCATCCTGTTTCCTTTTATGCCACATAGCCTCTTCCCATAACATCAGTAAAGCCTCCTGACAACTTAGCCTAAACTTGGGTGTAAGTGTGAGCTATCAATTCTAACACAGCCTTAGAACCACTGACTCATAGAACACACGGGTGGAAAAGATCTTTAGGTAATCTAGTTCAACCTCTTTTCTAGTGTTGAATCTACTCTACAATACTTCAAATTGCTATGTCACCTGGAGAAGGCAAGTAATAGGAAATTAAAGTTCTGACTCAGTCGGATTTTAAAAACAGGTAGctttaattataacttttcacTGGTCCTAGTTCTACCATCAGGAGTTATACCAAAGagtctaattttttcttcattagttctctcagtcttttttttctaGTCCTGTATGCCTTAGTCCTTAAAACCTATGTACTAGAGTAGAAGTATGGTAGAAACTCAGAATCTATGTCCCTATCCAAAGAAGGAAGTATGTTGTTCCAGGACACAGAGAATACTCCAACAAGACCCAGTTCACATCTCAAACTATATCTGACCTGGGCTCTATCATTTTTAGTTTCTAGGGGTCAGAGGAAGCCAGCTCCTGAAGAGTTCTCAAGGTCCTGAACAAATTCAGGGCCAAGGCCAAAGTTTTGACCAAAGATAGGATATTTATAGGGACGCCCAGTCTGATGGGTCCTCTGGTGCTGGACCAGGTTAGAACTTCGGGCAAAAGCCTTCCCACATTCCAGGCAAACATAAGGCTTTTCACCACTATGGGCTGCCTGATGGATAAGAAGATGTGAACTCTGACTGAAACCCTTTCCACAGACACTACAAGTATATGGTTTCTCCCCAATGTGGGTCCGTCTGTGCCGGAGAAGGTTTGAACTATCCACAAAGCTCTTGCCACATTCAGGACACTTGTAGGGCTTTTCTCCTGTGTGAGAACGCTGGTGCTTGATAAGTTTAGAGCTGTGATAAAAGCTCTTGCCACAATCTGCACAGGAATAAGGCCGATCTCCTGTGTGAATTCGCTGGTGATCTGTGAACTGAGAACGCTCATTGAAGCCTCTACCACAATCAGGGCACTTAAAGGGCTTTTCACCATTGTGGGTCCTCTGATGGCGTAAACAGTCTGAGCTGTTAGTGAAGCTCTTGCCACATTCACAGCAATTATAGGGCTTCTCACCTGTATGGGAACGCTGGTGTTTGAGCAGATAAGAGCTTCGGCCAAAGCTGTCTCCACACCAAGCACACTTATAGGGTTTCTCACCAGTATGTGATCTCCTATGCTGCAGCAGGTTAGAACTCAGGCTGAAGCTCTTTCCACAGTCTGCACACTTATATGGCTTTTCTCCTGTATGAGTTCGCTGGTGCTGGATGAGGTTGGAGCTGACACTGAAGTTTTTGCCACATTCAGAACAAGTGTATGGTTTTTCACCTGTATGGACTCTTTGGTGCTTCACTAAGTCTGAACTTCGGCCGAATCCTTCACCGCAGTCGGGGCATTTGTGGGGCCGGTGGCCCGTGTGTGATCTTCGGTGCTGGATCAGGTTGGAGCTAAGGCTGAAGCAACGGCCACAGTCTGGGCAGGGGTAAGGCTTTTCTCCAGTGTGCACACGGTGGTGCTTCACTAGGTCTGAGCCCCTTCGAAACTCTTTCCCACATTCAGGACACCTATAGGGCTTCTCTCCTGGGTGGGTACTCTGGTGATGAATCAGATCGGGAAGACTAGCTACAGTCAGTCCGCACTGGAGGCAACCAAAGGATCTGGACCCTGGGAGGGCTGACCTGAGACCTATTCCAGCAAGTTTCTCCTCCCCCTCGCCCTGGCCTGCTCCACATAGTCTCTGGAGCCCCAACATCATTTCACAGGCAGCTGGCTGGCCCGGCCAGACAAGAAAGGGCCTTTCAGGCGGGGGTTCAGAAGGGAACTTGAAAACAGGGCTGGGGGGTAGATCTCCAGAAGCCAGCCCTGGAGCTCTTTCATCCTCCAGAACTCCCGGCTGAAGAATAGTATCTCCCCTATCTCTGTGCCCCAGGGGGACAAAAGGGCATTCTAGGCCCCTCCTGGGGCTCGGGCGTTCCAGCCTTCCGACCCCTACTTGTTTCTCTCCTTCATCCCGGGATTCGTCACTTCTTGGACCCTCTTCTTCGTGTGCCTGGATACCTAGGTTCCCCGGCTCCAactctccctccatcctggagaggagaggagagaaagaagaggaaggaagggaagggccCGTCCTTTCTTAAGGGAAAGCCGGTGGGAAGGAGGGGCCAGGGGACCACAGAGCTAAAACTCGCCCTGTGCACAGAGTAAAGCTAGGGTGGGCCACTAAGGTTCCAGGTGTCCAAGCACCGGAACCGGAAACCCCCCAGCCTGGCCTCTCTAGGACCCAAACCCTAGCGATCCTCTGTGGGCTTAACCCTTTAACTCACCGCGTCGGGATAAAAGGTAGAGGCTTGCCAGGCCTCTCGGCCCCCACAGACCTGGACAAGGCTCGCGGGCCCCCTGCGGCCGTGAGCCCGCGGGGTGGGACCCCAAGGGCTGGCGCTGCGACCCTGGAGCCTACAAGGGCGTGTCTGAGGGACAGTCAGCTCCAGAGGGAGCAGCGACGTCCGAGAATGCCAGAGGGCCGGGACCGCTCTGGGGAGTGAGACGTCCTGGGAACCGAGAACCGTACACTCCAGAGACTCCATGGTCGGACACCTGGGTTCTCGAGGAGAAGGAGCTGCGCGTTGTCCCCTGGGAGCGGGAGTTCTCCGCTCATCCCACGATAGACTAGACACGATAATCACGGACTACGTATCCCAGCGTCCACCGCGCCCCAGTCTCCAGCACAGAGAATCTGACAAAGAACTACCACTTCCGTCATCCCTCGCGTGCTTCGAACGGCCGTTGGTCATAGCCCACCATCCACGTGATCGGGAGTCTCGCAGGAAGTGGAACCGAAGACCAGTGAACTACAATTCCCAGTGTGCATCACAGCGACGGGGCCATTTAAAAGGCGTCCTCCAGAAGACGTGCACAGTCACGCCCCAATCTTCCAGTCCTGTTCTTTGCGGAGCCACGAAAAAGGGGGGTGGGGCCTCAGGCCCAGGCCAAGATGGCGGCGGCGAAACCGACCCCCACCGACTCGCTCTCGTTCTGCCTCGCGCAGCTCACAGCAGCGGCCGTGGAGGGGCCGGGTGGGGGAAAGGACTCTACAACCAACGAAGCCCCCCTGAGCCGCGCGCTCCTAGCCCTCCGCACGCGCCACGTCAAGGCGGCGGGGGATATTGAGCGTTTCCGGGCGCGCGGTGGGCTCCGCCCCCTGCTCGCGCTGCTGCGGCGCACGGCAGCAGTGGCGGCGGGACCCGCCCCGCCCCCAGCAggccccggccccgccccccCACCGGCCACGTCGACGGGCGCAGCCGGTCCCGCCCCTCCCTCGGGTACCGCCCCCCCCGCTTCTACGTCAGCGCCAGCGCGCTTACGCAGAACGCTCGATTTGGCCCTCAGCATCCTCGCCAACTGCTGCACGGAGGGGGCGTGCCGGACTGAAGTGCGCAGACTCGGCGGTATTCTCCCACTTGGTGAGTGTCCAGCTCTTCGTCCTTCGCCCTTCGCCCTTCGCCCTTCACCCTGACTCGGTTTTGCCCCTTTGCAGTACCCCTTCTGAAGACGGATTTAAAGCGACAGGACCTGTGAGGGACGTCGCTCTGTGGAAATGACCCCGCCTTCGTGGAAGAGGATAGGGATTGTGACATCACAGGGTCTTCTGTGATATCACCGTATCTTGTGTGATGCAACAGCCCCCTCAGTATGTCAGGCTCTTCTCCCACTGTGATGTCATTCTTTCCATACCCAGCCCGCCATACTCCACGATGGTCTTATTTTCAGTCCACATGGGTGGAATAAAATAGAACTTATTTTGGGGTGGAGGAGGGGAATCGTCACTTGCCCTTCTGTTAATAACAGGCTAAAGTGAGGCCCTTAGATTGTTATCAATGTTACTCTTTAATGATCTCCGCCACTCCTCCCTCATGGTCGTGGAGGTAACTCTCAAATCACCCTGACTTGATCTTTTTCTGGGAATTGATACAAAATAATCATTAGCTCTCTAGTTCTTTATCCTGAACCCATCTGGAGTTTGCTTGAGAAACAATCCAAACAGAATAGGCTTAATTTGTTTCTAAAATGTAAGTAAAAGAAATCCCCAGCTGCCTTGCAAGCTCTCAAAGTGATATGAGTGTAAGGTAACTTTATTTCACCTTACCATAAAAATGcagaagatgaaaataactcacaGGACCCATAAAAACATGCAGAAAACATTAAGGCATTCAGAGGACTCTCCATCCCCCAGAATTCTGGAACACAGCATCAAACATAACAGCTTATGAAAGGAGACTAAGAGTAGTCTGTTGCTCACCTTTCTTGGACtgcagagagaaaactgatttgATAAAAATTCACTCTTCTGACTCCCAGCTAAGCATCTTAGGAGACAGCTTTAGTCATTAGAAGCCAATAGGAAGTTGTCAGTTATCCTTTTAACAAGGTTCCAGTGTTGAGGTAAAAGATTCATATTGAATAAGTATCACGCAGTTTGTTACTGAGCAACTCCAGGAacttctgtaatttctttgttcCTATATGTATTTCTGTAGGGTTGAGTTTGTAAGAATAGAACTTATTATCCCTACCTGACAAATAGAAAGTCAGTATTCAGTAGTGCCAAGGAACTTAGCAAGTCATTGGTAAAATTGTGACttcaaattacaaaaaattttcatccccaaattgaaacaatttagtTAAACATAAGTGCATAGTTTATGCAAAATACTAAGTCTGGGATAAAAAGGTTGTGgaagtaaaaatacaaaatttagtcTATACCCTTAATCtgtactgagaaattaagtgttTCTTCTGTCTCCATTTTTCACCCCCAGTGAGCATCTTACAATGTGTGAGGACTGACAGCATACAGAATCGGACAGCTAGAGCTTTAGGGAACCTGGCTATGGAGGCTGAAAGCTGTGGAGACATCCACAGAGCTGGTAAGAACTTGAAGATGAGAAAGGGGCTTgggaatgggagggagggagttgCCTAGATTTTGGCAAATAGAGAAAACAGGATTACAGAATTGGAAGAGTCAAACATGTTTCTTcacccttctctttcttcttcattcctcTCTCTAGGTGCTGTACCTCTACTAGTTGAGATCCTCACTGCCTCTCAGGACTCCCAGTGTCTTCAAAGTGTCGTCCGTGCCCTTCGCAACTTGGCTGATTCACCTCAGCATCGCCTGGCCCTGGCCCAACAAGGGGCAGTTAGGCCCCTAGCAGAGCTACTGGCTACAACCTCTGATCCTGCCCTGACTTCAGCCCTTGCTAGGGCCCTGTTGGAACTAAGTCGAGGCTGCTCTAGGGCCTGTGCTGAACAACTGAGCCTGGGTGGTGGACTGGGACCCCTAGTAAGCCTGGCCACTCATCCCAAAAAGACAGTACGTGATGCAGCCATCCTGACTCTAGCCAATCTGTGTGCCCAGGGCCTGGTGCGTCCTGCTTTGGGCAATGCTGGTGGTGTGGAAGTATTACTCAGTGAACTCCGGAGAAGAAGAGGATCCAGTGGGGCTGGCCCAGTGTCCCAGCAAGCCCTGGTACGGGCAGTGTGCCTTTTGTGCCGTGAGGCTATTAATAGAGCACGATTAAGGGATGCTGGGGGTCTGGAGCTACTCATGTCCCTTCTGAGAGACCCAAGGGCAGAGGCCTTTCACCCACGTGTAGTAGCAGCACTTGTTGGCTTCCTGTATGACACTGGGGCCCTAGGAAGACTGCAAGCATTAGGGCTTGTGCCATTGCTggcagggcagctaagtggtgaggttggagaagaggaggaagagggccATGAGGCTGCCTCCTGTGACTTCCCTGAGGAGCGGACCCCAGGACCAACAGAGGCTGGGAGCTTCAGGAGCCTCAGGTAAACTAACGTCTTGAACACTCTCTTTAGATCTATAATTCTTGATCACATCTTTTCTAACTCTTATCTCTCTTTCCAAGTTCTTATATTCTCTAATATAgtgcacagtagataaagcattggatttgaaatcaggaagtcctgagttcaaatatagattCAGACCCTTACtgactgtatgaccttgagcaagctacttaacctttgtctgcctcagtttcctcatctgctaaatATTGGTACTCATTTGCCAGGATTGTTGTTTTAATGTAGTATAGAAATACTGGTTATTATTAGCTAATGTTTAAACTAAGtgtcacacatatattgtatctaggatatactgtaacctattcaacatgtaaaggactgcttgccatctaggggagggggtggagggaggaaagggaaaaattggaacagaagtgaatgcaagggataatgctgtaaaaaattaccctggcatgggttctatcaataaaaagttatttaaaaataaaataaaataaactaagtGTCAAATGTGATATCCATTAGGTCTTATAGGTCCACTAAATGTCTTTCTCCTTTGGTTTCCAGGTCATGGCTGATATCAGAAGGCTATGCTGTGGCACCTGGAGATATTTCGCCTGATTGGTCCCCTGAACACTGCCCCCTACCAGAGATTCCTGCTGTCCCAGTCAGGCCCCTTCAACAAAGATGCCTACAAGACAGCCCTTCCTTCTCCCCGGTGTCCCATCCCCCACCAACCTCTCCTCCAAACACTGCCCTAAGCGTGGAAACCCCAAGCACCTCACAACTAGAGACTCCCAACCACTCAGGTGACATCCCAAACCCTTCACCACCCCCACTAAGGACATCCGGTCGGACTGAAGAATTATGGGGACGAGAAGGGCCAGCACTTTTACTCTTGTCACGCTTTTCACAGGCCCCTGATCCCAGTGGGGCACTAGTGACTGGCCCAGCACTACAAGGCCTGCTGGGCTATGTGACTGGAGCCCCTGGTCCCCCAAATCCTCGGGCCCTGCGAATTCTGGCCCGCCTCACCTGCAACCCTGCTTGCCTAGAAGCTTTTGTCCGAAGCTATGGTGCTGCACTCATCCGGGCCTGGCTAGTGTTGGGTGTTGCCCCAGATGATTGGCGGGCCTCAAAGCCACCCCGGGCTCGAGCAGGCGATCGAAAACACAGAGAACTAGGTGAGTGACCCATTTCTTTCAGGTACACAAAGATGTAGTTTTTTTGCcccttatttattattatttattattgccCCTGCTGCCTTCAGTAATTCAGGTATCCTgaccttttttctcctcctaggTGAAATGCTGCTTCAGAACCTGACAGTCCAGGCTGAGTCTCCTTTTGGGGTAGGAGCACTCACTCACTTGCTTCTCTCTGGGACACCGGAAGATCGAGTTGCCTGTGCATTGACTCTGCCCTTTATCTGCAGGTACACCATTTTAACAATCTTAAGAATCAAGGAACAGCTTTCACAAGAGGGAATCTCCTGAAACTATATAAATAGGTTAAGAAAATATAGAACAGGAATTTGTAAAATACCTGTAGGTATTTGGAAAGACTTTGTTCTCTCCCTTTGACTGCTTGTTTCACTTGAGTAATCCAAGTTCTCTGCCCTCTTTCCCTGTGAACTCTACAGTCAATCCTCAAATTTCTTTCCTAGTTCCCTTAACTTCTCTATTATTCTCTTCTCCTTGATTCTGCTTCTCATCTTCCCTAGCACcttatttctaccttctcttAGTTCTCTATTTCTGTCCTAAAGAGATTTGTCCTCAACTTTGCCCCCAGGTGTTCTGGAGGAAAAGCAAGAACAAGTCTCACTTCATTCCCTCTTTTAGCAGGACAGGATCTGATCTAAACTCAATAGTAAGGTCCAGGAATGGGGCAAAGTTAGAAGCCTATTTTAGGGGCAATCAGTTTCTGACACTTGTACTATTTCTATGAGGTAAGAAGCCTGTATTTGCCTCAAATGCTTTCCCTAACTCTTGTGCCCATCCTTCTATCTTTCAGGAAACCGGCTCTCTGGAGACGTCTACTTCTGGACCAAGGTGGACTCCGCCTCCTTCTGACAGCACTTTCTCGTCCAGCCCCTCAcccacttttcctcttttttgctgCTGATTCCCTCTCCTGCCTTCGATGCCTAATCTCCCCATCAGTGGACTCTGCCCAACCTCCTGTGGATTCTTCTCCAACCTCCCCTTGCCTCTATGGGCAACTTCTGAGCCCTACCCCATCCCTAGTCCCTGACCTCCACTTCCTGCTGGACTCTGGCCTCCGACTACCTGCTATCCGGGCCTCTGCAGCCGATGCTTCCCCCTTCTTCCGAGCCTTGCTATCGGGAGGCTTTGCTGAGGCTCATTTGAGCCTTGTGCCACTGAGGGGCTTGTCCCCAGGAGCCGCTTGGCCTATTCTGCACCATCTCCATGGCTGCCGGGGCTGTGGGGCTGCCCTACAGCCCATCCCACCTCCAGGACAACCCCTCTTGGGCTCCGAGGCAGAAGCTGCCCTAGAGGCAGCTGGTCGGTTTCTGCTGCCCATTCTAGAGGAAGAACTGGAAGAGGCTGTGGAAAGTGTGCACCTAGGACCTTGTGGTCCCCCTGAAGCAGTAGGCGAGGTATTCCGCCTTGGTGGAACCCGTCTAGCTGCAAGATGTGCCCACTGGACCCTGGGACCTGGCCGGAGCCCACAAGCTCGGGCAACAGCCCTAGCTGGACTGGTAGAGGCAGCAGGCGAGGAGGGCGGGCCCCTGACTGAGGCCCTTTTGGGAGCTGTGATGGGGATGAGAGGGAGGCTGTGACTAGGGCCACAGCCTCAGGACTCTGAGGAGCCCTGGCACCAGGACAGAGGAGATGCCCTGTAGGACCTTAGTCTGGCCCCAGGGACCAGAAAAGGAGGCTTCTCTGGAAAAGAAGAACTGTTGCCTGGGGGGACTTGATGGGAGGGGggtagggaagggagagggagagggcagATTTCCAGGGAAGAGGAGCCATGGAAAGTGTGGAAACTAGAGGGGGAGATAGGATAGAGGAAGAGGAATGAGAACGGCCTAGGGAAGCAAAATGGGACTTGGCCAGAGGTCTCAAGAATGAAATATGGACAATACAGACCTACAAGGACTAAAGGGAAAGAAAGCCCTTGGCACCCAAAAGGAGCCCCTTGCAAAGGCCAGACTGAAATTAAAGACATCAGAGTTGATTACCTCATGTAGTgtgtggttctttttttttctccaaaggatcttttctcaaattttcctttaCCTCCACCCAGTGGCCAGTTCCCATTTCCATCCTTATTTCAGTTGTGGAGGTCTAAGCCTAGAGTCATGTACCCAGAGATGGGTGAGATCATAAACCTGGGCTGACTTGTGAGGTTTACTGTGTATATGGTATGAGGTTGTGGTTAACCTTAGAGCTCTCCCACACACCCAGAGCAGATCTCTATGAAGGGGATCCACCCCAGTTGTAGAAGAGGCTTCAAAAGAATTGCTGCACCTAATTGTCTCTCCTTGTAAAGGGAGTTGGCATGCTGAATGGGGGGaaagagtgggggaggggggaaatggtTCAAACAATCACCAAAtactttattttggttttttaatggTTTTACACAATTGGAAGGAAAGCAAGCATTGCCTAGAGTCCTTCCTAGAGTGAGGGAGTTGGGTCTTCGTGTATGGCTCCATCCATGGCCCAGGATTCTAGGCTTGCATACTTCGGGGTTCTGCCTCACTCCCTTAAGCTTTTTTGAATGAATATCTCTGTCCCTCTGGATCTGTGTCTTCACTTTCATCTCTGTGTGTCTGAATTGGAGGTGTTTCTGTAGTCCTGAGAGGGTTTCCTAGGatttctgtctcagtctcagCTCGTCTGTCACTGGCTTTCTCCTGCTGCTCTTGCCTTAGCCAGCGCTGTCGGGGGATGGTTTTCTGCTCCAAGCCTAAGCTCTCACCATTCGGGAGCGTCTGGCTGGGGTGTGGCTGTAATGCGGGTGTGTCCCGCCATCCCTATTCTTGTCTGGCACCCCCTTGGGCTCCCCTCAGGCCCCCTTCTCCAGCCTCTCGGTCCGCTAATTCCTATCCCGCCCCCCATCCCATCTGATCCCCGCTTCCTTACATGGTCACGGCTGGGGCCTCCCTCTCCCGGAcgtcccccctcctccctctctctcccgcCCCCCCAACCGGACACAGCCCCCGCCCTACTGCTACCCCTCAGCCAGCCAGCCCGGCACCCCAGCCATGGAGGACCTGGGTGAGTGGGGCTAGAAGCCCGGGGACCACGAGTCCCTCCCTTCCAACCCCAAATACCTCTCCATCTGCCTCTCCCGGCCCCATCCCACCGTCCCCTCTCCCTGAAGCTCGTTTTCTACTTCCCTGCACCGcaccccctctcttctctccttatttctaTTCTCCGCCTTAAGTACTCTCTTCCATTTCATTTCGGTCTTCCTTCTCTCCTCGGCCACTCCCCGCCTCTCCTTGCTTCTCCcgttcctcttccctttcttcgtctttctcttcccctcccgcTCTCTCCTGCTCAGCTCCACGTCTCCCTTCCTGCCTCTCCCTTCATTTTTCTCCGGTCCTTCCCCTAATCTCCCGAGGAACAGAGGTCCGCTGCCCAAAAGGCTGGCGGGACCCGGGAGTGAGCGGAAGGGACCGGATACCT
This genomic window contains:
- the ARMC5 gene encoding armadillo repeat-containing protein 5; this encodes MAAAKPTPTDSLSFCLAQLTAAAVEGPGGGKDSTTNEAPLSRALLALRTRHVKAAGDIERFRARGGLRPLLALLRRTAAVAAGPAPPPAGPGPAPPPATSTGAAGPAPPSGTAPPASTSAPARLRRTLDLALSILANCCTEGACRTEVRRLGGILPLVSILQCVRTDSIQNRTARALGNLAMEAESCGDIHRAGAVPLLVEILTASQDSQCLQSVVRALRNLADSPQHRLALAQQGAVRPLAELLATTSDPALTSALARALLELSRGCSRACAEQLSLGGGLGPLVSLATHPKKTVRDAAILTLANLCAQGLVRPALGNAGGVEVLLSELRRRRGSSGAGPVSQQALVRAVCLLCREAINRARLRDAGGLELLMSLLRDPRAEAFHPRVVAALVGFLYDTGALGRLQALGLVPLLAGQLSGEVGEEEEEGHEAASCDFPEERTPGPTEAGSFRSLRSWLISEGYAVAPGDISPDWSPEHCPLPEIPAVPVRPLQQRCLQDSPSFSPVSHPPPTSPPNTALSVETPSTSQLETPNHSGDIPNPSPPPLRTSGRTEELWGREGPALLLLSRFSQAPDPSGALVTGPALQGLLGYVTGAPGPPNPRALRILARLTCNPACLEAFVRSYGAALIRAWLVLGVAPDDWRASKPPRARAGDRKHRELGEMLLQNLTVQAESPFGVGALTHLLLSGTPEDRVACALTLPFICRKPALWRRLLLDQGGLRLLLTALSRPAPHPLFLFFAADSLSCLRCLISPSVDSAQPPVDSSPTSPCLYGQLLSPTPSLVPDLHFLLDSGLRLPAIRASAADASPFFRALLSGGFAEAHLSLVPLRGLSPGAAWPILHHLHGCRGCGAALQPIPPPGQPLLGSEAEAALEAAGRFLLPILEEELEEAVESVHLGPCGPPEAVGEVFRLGGTRLAARCAHWTLGPGRSPQARATALAGLVEAAGEEGGPLTEALLGAVMGMRGRL